From the genome of Papaver somniferum cultivar HN1 chromosome 2, ASM357369v1, whole genome shotgun sequence, one region includes:
- the LOC113350092 gene encoding probable serine/threonine-protein kinase WNK9 → MNGLKPIEPDYSEFVEVDPTGRYGRYNEILGKGASKTVYRGFDEYEGIEVAWNQVKLYDFLQSPEDLERLYCEIHLLKTLKHKNIMKFYTSWVDTAKRNINFVTEMFTSGTLRQYRERHKRVNIRAVKHWCRQILRGLLYLHSHDPPVIHRDLKCDNIFVNGNQGEVKIGDLGLAAILRKSDSSHCVGTPEFMAPEVYEEEYDELVDIYSFGMCILEMVTFEYPYSECTHPAQIYKKVISGKKPDALYKVRDPEVRQFVDKCLATASQRLSARELLRDPFLRVDDCGVDLRPLESLSNHEVIDPLLRQPLFELRRSGSSLLNGYMNDLDLNHGIEPENGWYHPVDTDQNGIELFTYHEDEQHSPHVDITIKGRRREDNGIFLRLRITDKEGHIRNIYFPFDIEEDTAFSVATEMVGELDITDQDVTKIADMIDGEIAALVPDWRPGPGMDETPRFANASFCQNCASTRTSTGSLIDYHSFSNPDTNNVQPLQCSQHGCAAAMHGRFEEITYQVDESDHCATEGPPVVSSQSEDLHHADIWAHQEGPELSSLGSGEIHSDEEHGRLDRLASIKDKNVISLDNYVEPVSINSVHVRPGHSRAPSAGIYLDDYECEIRQELRWLKAKYQMELGELKNLQLGGKTKGSKVHPGSENWEPTIGNRDMVLSFPEQRENNKKFLTSFSSGKYHSFNFSNGGQNSCPNSENQLARNCEASTELPSPEFIFTAKNFYTGTLLPNSLHRTTSLPVDAVD, encoded by the exons ATGAATGGTTTGAAACCTATTGAACCAGATTATTCTGAGTTTGTTGAAGTTGATCCAACTGGTAGATATGGAAGG TACAATGAAATCCTTGGGAAAGGTGCTTCAAAGACAGT GTATAGAGGGTTTGATGAGTATGAAGGGATTGAAGTTGCTTGGAATCAAGTCAAGTTATATGATTTCTTACAAAGTCCTGAAGATCTTGAGAGATTATACTGTGAAATCCATCTTCTTAAGACATTGAAACataaaaatatcatgaaattttaTACTTCTTGGGTTGATACAGCAAAGAGGAATATCAATTTTGTCACTGAAATGTTTACTTCTGGGACTCTTAGACA GTACAGGGAGCGGCACAAAAGGGTTAACATTAGAGCAGTGAAGCATTGGTGTAGACAGATCTTAAGAGGACTACTATATCTTCATAGCCATGATCCACCTGTTATTCATAGAGATCTTAAGTGTGATAACATCTTTGTTAATGGAAATCAAGGTGAAGTTAAGATCGGGGATCTTGGTTTAGCAGCAATTCTAAGAAAATCAGACTCTTCTCACTGTGTTG GTACACCAGAATTCATGGCACCAGAGGTGTATGAAGAGGAATACGATGAGCTAGTTGATATTTATTCGTTTGGAATGTGCATATTGGAAATGGTTACCTTTGAGTATCCTTATAGTGAATGCACTCATCCTGCTCAGATATACAAAAAAGTTATTTCT GGAAAAAAACCAGATGCTTTGTACAAAGTGAGGGACCCTGAAGTAAGACAATTCGTTGATAAATGCTTGGCAACGGCGTCTCAAAGACTTTCAGCTAGGGAGCTTTTGAGGGACCCATTTCTGCGAGTTGATGATTGTGGTGTTGATTTGAGGCCATTGGAATCTTTGAGTAACCACGAGGTGATTGATCCTCTCTTGAGACAGCCTCTATTTGAACTCCGTCGCAGTGGTAGTTCCTTGCTTAATGGATACATGAATGATCTTGATCTCAATCATGGAATTGAACCTGAGAATGGATGGTATCATCCAGTTGATACTGACCAGAATGGCATTGAACTTTTCACCTATCACGAAGATGAGCAGCATTCTCCACACGTGGACATCACAATCAAGGGAAGGAGGAGAGAAGACAATGGGATCTTTTTAAGGCTAAGAATTACAGATAAAGAAG GTCATATCAGAAACATCTACTTCCCTTTTGACATTGAAGAAGACACAGCATTTAGTGTTGCAACAGAAATGGTTGGTGAGCTTGATATAACTGACCAAGATGTAACCAAGATAGCGGATATGATCGATGGTGAAATTGCTGCCCTGGTGCCAGATTGGAGGCCAGGGCCAGGCATGGACGAAACTCCACGATTTGCTAATGCTAGTTTCTGTCAAAACTGTGCCTCTACCCGTACATCCACTGGATCTCTTATTGATTATCATTCATTCAGTAATCCCGATACCAACAACGTACAACCTCTGCAGTGCTCTCAACATGGATGTGCTGCTGCAATGCATGGTAGGTTTGAAGAGATTACATATCAAGTAGACGAGTCTGATCATTGTGCTACTGAGGGACCACCAGTGGTATCAAGCCAATCAGAGGACTTGCACCATGCAGACATTTGGGCTCACCAAGAGGGACCTGAGTTAAGTTCTCTAGGATCAGGAGAGATTCATTCCGATGAAGAACATGGAAGGCTAGATCGATTAGCCTCAATCAAGGACAAGAATGTAATTAGTTTGGACAATTATGTCGAACCTGTTTCAATAAATTCCGTGCATGTGAGACCAGGGCACTCCAGAGCTCCATCTGCAGGTATCTATTTAGATGATTACGAGTGTGAGATCAGGCAGGAATTAAGATGGCTTAAAGCCAAATATCAAATGGAATTGGGAGAGCTGAAGAATCTTCAGTTAGGAGGGAAAACAAAGGGTTCGAAGGTACATCCAGGTTCCGAAAACTGGGAACCAACAATAGGAAATCGAGACATGGTTCTAAGTTTCCCAGAACAAAGAGAGAACAATAAAAAATTCTTAACATCATTTTCATCAGGGAAGTATCATTCTTTTAACTTCTCGAACGGTGGTCAGAATAGCTGCCCTAATTCGGAGAACCAATTGGCCCGAAATTGTGAGGCGTCAACGGAGTTACCAAGTCCAGAGTTCATTTTCACTGCCAAGAATTTTTACACAGGGACACTACTTCCTAATTCTCTTCACAGAACAACATCACTTCCAGTTGATGCTGTTGATTAG
- the LOC113352539 gene encoding phytolongin Phyl2.2-like: MVSDRNLVLYACISKGNTVLAEFSSGDLDLQTKALRCLEKAPDYHITYTHTVREKIYSFLMEDPFVYFAIVNEEFGNLQSFQFLDCVKQAFSKILEMKDVKRFEILTSHCFHEEFIPIFRSLMGYECKSDEFQSSIMSAGDLCNDSHNSRSKHSENLRKKKISGEMDDERSEFPAENKVDLSCDDDVNLTREFSTSLLKSEGLSVLLVESITFEDLFWMN; this comes from the exons ATGGTTTCGGATCGGAATTTGGTTCTTTACGCTTGCATTTCCAAAGGAAATACAGTTCTTGCCGAGTTCAGTTCCGGCGATCTTGATTTACAAACCAAAGCATTACGATGTCTTGAAAAAGCACCTGATTATCACATTACCTACACTCACACCGTTAGAGAAAAGATATACAGCTTCTTGATGGAAGATCCATTCGTATATTTTGCAATTGTTAATGAAGAATTCGGTAATTTACAGAGTTTTCAGTTCTTGGATTGTGTTAAGCAAGCATTCTCGAAAATCTTGGAGATGAAAGATGTAAAGAGGTTTGAAATTCTTACTTCTCATTGTTTTCATGAAGAATTCATCCCTATTTTTCGTAGTTTAATGGGATATGAGTGTAAATCCGATGAATTTCAATCTAGTATTATGTCAGCGGGAGATTTATGTAATGATAGTCACAATTCAAGATCAAAACATAGTGAAAATCTTAGAAAGAAGAAAATTTCGGGTGAAATGGATGACGAGAGAAGTGAATTTCCGGCTGAAAACAAAGTGGATTTATCGTGTGATGATGATGTTAATTTAACACGTGAATTCTCAACGTCTTTATTGAAATCTG AGGGTTTGAGTGTATTGCTAGTTGAATCGATTACATTTGAAGATTTGTTCTGGATGAATTGA